In the genome of Pseudomonas sp. B33.4, the window CGCCTCGCCTTCGAACGCGGCGTGCAATACCTGCGCAAACAGCAGGATCCACAGATGTATGCAGAACAACTGCAATACCTGGAAAAACTGCTGGCCCGCGCCAACGCCCAAGTCATGGACAAAATCGCACCGGTTGAAGGTGAAGAGAACCAACTGACTGCCGGCCTCAAAGATGTCGAGGCCGATGCGGACTGGAAAAAGAAAGTGATTTACGACTGATTGCAGAAGTTGAAAGAGAAGCCACCGAGAGGTGGCTTTTTTGTGGGCTCGCGGGAGTGAACACGATAGACGCCCGGTGAATGTGAGAACGCTTTCGCGAGCAGGCTCGCTCCCACAGGGTTTGAGTACATCCGGCAGAGATTGGTCGGCTGTCAGGCCGCTTTCGCGAGCAAGCTCGCTCCCACAGAGTTTGAGTACATCCGGCAGAGATGGGTTGGCCGCCAGGCCGAGATCGCGAGCAGGCTCACTCCTACAATGGGATTGAGCACATCTGACAGAGATTGGTCGGCTGTCAGGCCGCTTTCGCGAGCAAGCTCGCTCCCACAGGGTTTGAGTACATCCGGCAGAGATGGGTTGGCCGCCAGGCCGAGATCGCGAGCTGGCTCACTCCTACAATGGGATTGAGCACATCTGACAGAGCTTGGTCGGCTGTCAGGCCGCCTTCGCGAGCAGGCTCGCTCCCACAGGGCTTGAGTACATCCGGCAGAGATGGGTTGGCTGCCAGGCCGCTATCGCGAGCAGGCTCACTCCTACATTGGGACTGAGTACATCCGATAGAGGATTGGTCGGCTGTCAGGCCGCCTTCGCGAGCAAGCTAACTCCCACAGAAAAGCAAAAACAACGCCCACCTCACAACCGCTTCCGCTTCTCACCACTCAACAGGATGAGCGTTAGCTCGGCTGCAGCTCTTGATCTTAAGGCCCGTCGGCAGGCTGAGTGGAGGGATTGATCCGGGGGTGGGAGCGCAGCGACCGTTCGACGAAGTCGAACACATCGAGAGGAGGTGCAGCGAAGCAAACCGTAGGCGATGCCCCCCGGATGAATCCCGGAGCGAAGGAACCCCGAGCTTTAGCGAGCGGGCCGAACGTCAGGGCAAAGCGTTTTGGTTACTTTTGGGCGTCTGCAAAAGTGACCCGCCGTAAGGGCGGAACCCTAATCAGCAACACCCGAAGCAACGGATATCCCCCCAAAACCCAAGAGCCTGGCCGGCCCATGGGCCGCCAAGCCCAAAGCGTCAAAGCCGAAAATGCCCAACCATCCCCCGCAACTCACTCCCCAACTGCGCCAGCTCAACACTCGAAGCCGCATTCCCGCGCATCGCAACCGACGACTGATCCGCACTTGCGCGAATACTCGTCACACTGCGATTGATCTCCTCCGCCACCGAACTCTGCTCCTCGGCCGCCGCCGCAATCTGCTGATTCATCTGCTGAATCAACGACACCGCCGCCGCAATACTGCCCAGCGCACTCTCGGTCTGCAGCGCATCACTGACCGCCAGCTTCACCAACTCCCCGCTATTCTGAATCTGCTGCACCGAAGCATGCGCTGCCGAACGCAACGCACTGACCAGCCGTTCAATTTCCTCAGTAGACTGCTGCGTGCGCCGAGCCAGTGCACGCACCTCATCGGCCACCACCGCAAAGCCCCTGCCCTGCTCACCGGCCCGTGCCGCCTCGATCGCAGCATTCAACGCCAACAGGTTGGTCTGCTCGGCAACGCTTTTGATCACCCCCAGTACCGTGCCGATGTTCTGGATTTCCGCACTGAGGCTTTCGATGCTGGAACTGGCCGACGTCGCCGAGTCGGCCAATTGTTCGATCCGCACCATGCTCTGGCGCACCACCTGCTGCCCACTCTCGACCTTGTCGTCCGCCGTTTGCGCGGCCAGCGCCGCCTCTTCGGCGTTGCGCGCAACGTCATGCACGGTGGCGGTCATCTGGTTCATCGCCGTGGCGACCTGCTCGGTTTCTTCCTTCTGGCTGCTGACCTCAAGGTTGGTCTGCTCGGTGACCGCCGACAACGATTGCGCCGAACTGGCCAGTTGCTCGATCCCCGCCTGCAACCCGCTGACGATCGTGCTCAGCCCCGCCCCCATCTGTTGCATCGCCAGCATCAACTGGCCGATCTCGTCACGACGGGTCACTTGCACGGTTGCACTCAAGTCGCCGGCGGCAATCTGTTGCGCGACCTGAATCACGCTGCGCAATGGCGCGACGATAAGTCGGGTGATCAGCCACGCAGCGAGTAATCCCACCAGCAATGCCAGCGCCGATGAGCCGATGATCAGCAGCGAGTTTTTCTTCAGTTCCGCCTGCATCGCGCCGTCTTCAGCGACATAAGCCTGATTCACCCGCGCGACCACTTGGTCGGCACGCTGGTGCAATTGCTCGTAGACGGTCTTTTCCTGAGCGAGCAATCCGGTGTACTCAGCCAGTTTTTCGTTGAAACCGGCGATATGCCCGGACACTTCATTGAGGACGGTCAAATAGCCCTCGTCCTTGACCGTGGTTTTCAGCTCTTCGGCTTGCGTCTGAGCCTGCGCGGCTTGTTCGATATTGCCCTTGCCGGCGCTGTCAGGATCGCCCTTGCGGCTTTGATCCAGAC includes:
- a CDS encoding methyl-accepting chemotaxis protein, whose amino-acid sequence is MLAMQQMGAGLSTIVSGLQAGIEQLASSAQSLSAVTEQTNLEVSSQKEETEQVATAMNQMTATVHDVARNAEEAALAAQTADDKVESGQQVVRQSMVRIEQLADSATSASSSIESLSAEIQNIGTVLGVIKSVAEQTNLLALNAAIEAARAGEQGRGFAVVADEVRALARRTQQSTEEIERLVSALRSAAHASVQQIQNSGELVKLAVSDALQTESALGSIAAAVSLIQQMNQQIAAAAEEQSSVAEEINRSVTSIRASADQSSVAMRGNAASSVELAQLGSELRGMVGHFRL